A single region of the Jaculus jaculus isolate mJacJac1 chromosome 15, mJacJac1.mat.Y.cur, whole genome shotgun sequence genome encodes:
- the Cbln2 gene encoding cerebellin-2 yields the protein MPAPGRGPRGPLLTMPGRRGALREPADCSSGLGAALALLLLLLPSCCPVRAQNDTEPIVLEGKCLVVCDSSPSADGAVTSSLGISVRSGSAKVAFSATRSTNHEPSEMSNRTMTIYFDQVLVNIGNHFDLASSIFVAPRKGIYSFSFHVVKVYNRQTIQVSLMQNGYPVISAFAGDQDVTREAASNGVLLLMEREDKVHLKLERGNLMGGWKYSTFSGFLVFPL from the exons ATGCCAGCGCCGGGCCGGGGCCCTCGGGGACCGCTGCTCACCATGCCCGGGCGCCGGGGGGCGCTGCGTGAGCCCGCGGACTGCAGCTCGGGCTTGGGGGCGGCGCTGgccctgctgctgttgctgctgccgtCCTGCTGTCCGGTGCGGGCGCAGAACGACACGGAACCCATCGTGCTGGAGGGCAAGTGCCTGGTGGTGTGCGACTCCAGCCCTTCGGCGGATGGCGCGGTCACCTCCTCTCTGGGCATCTCCGTGCGCTCAGGCAGCGCCAAGGTGGCCTTCTCTGCCACGCGGAGCACCAACCATGAGCCGTCGGAGATGAGCAATCGCACCATGACCATCTACTTCGACCAG gtTTTGGTTAACATTGGCAACCACTTTGATCTGGCCTCCAGTATATTTGTCGCACCGCGGAAGGGGATCTATAGCTTCAGCTTCCATGTGGTCAAAGTGTACAACAGACAAACTATCCAG GTCAGTTTAATGCAAAATGGCTATCCAGTGATCTCTGCATTTGCTGGAGACCAGGATGTTACCAGGGAAGCAGCCAGCAATGGCGTCCTCCTGCTCATGGAAAGGGAAGACAAAGTGCATCTCAAACTGGAGAGGGGCAACCTCATGGGGGGCTGGAAGTACTCCACGTTCTCAGGCTTCTTGGTTTTCCCTCTATAG